A single genomic interval of Syntrophorhabdaceae bacterium harbors:
- a CDS encoding acyltransferase family protein — LMSVNRTWVLGCFFMITGYFTPGSYDRKGTVRFIEDRIIRIGIPLAIFALLIRPSIVYMMNRETLAVQYSFWENIYLLKNVAPGPAWFLEVLLVFSIMYSLWRRLRKPSDASKNKGMSFPGDRVIIVSILVLAAATFVIRIYFPTEREIFHLRIGNYTGYVAFFAAGVVAYRNNWLQGITEPIGKRWSMITAAAVLAYCIIVIVAWSSHMSLSFLRGGLSLRTLLATYVETVIAVGSMISLSYIFRKFFNGQPGVVKGMAQDAYAVFIFHAPIIVAYTYLTRDILSGNPFLKFITAFIAGSALCFLVCHYVIRKLPFAKRIL, encoded by the coding sequence TGCTCATGAGCGTGAACAGGACATGGGTGCTGGGATGCTTCTTTATGATAACCGGATACTTCACGCCCGGCTCGTACGACCGCAAAGGTACCGTAAGATTCATAGAAGACCGGATTATCCGGATCGGCATACCGCTTGCGATCTTTGCACTCCTGATACGACCTTCGATCGTATACATGATGAACAGGGAGACCCTCGCCGTACAATACTCCTTCTGGGAGAACATATACCTTCTGAAGAACGTTGCGCCGGGACCTGCGTGGTTCTTAGAGGTGCTCCTGGTCTTTTCGATCATGTATTCCCTGTGGCGCCGGTTGCGAAAACCTTCTGATGCATCGAAAAACAAGGGCATGTCGTTTCCCGGGGACAGGGTTATTATCGTTTCCATCCTTGTCCTCGCCGCAGCGACCTTTGTGATCCGCATCTATTTTCCCACAGAAAGGGAGATCTTTCATCTGCGGATCGGCAACTACACGGGATATGTAGCGTTCTTTGCCGCAGGGGTCGTGGCGTACCGCAATAACTGGCTCCAGGGCATAACAGAACCCATAGGCAAAAGGTGGTCGATGATCACGGCGGCAGCGGTCCTCGCATACTGTATCATTGTTATCGTTGCATGGTCGTCGCATATGAGCCTTTCTTTTCTCAGAGGAGGTCTCTCCCTGAGGACGCTTCTGGCAACGTACGTGGAAACGGTTATTGCTGTCGGGAGCATGATAAGCCTCTCCTATATCTTCAGGAAGTTCTTCAATGGGCAGCCGGGGGTCGTGAAAGGGATGGCTCAGGATGCATACGCGGTCTTTATCTTTCATGCGCCCATTATCGTCGCCTACACCTATCTCACCAGAGACATCCTCAGCGGCAACCCCTTCCTGAAGTTCATAACGGCGTTCATTGCCGGCAGCGCGCTCTGCTTTCTCGTATGCCATTACGTCATAAGAAAGCTGCCCTTTGCGAAAAGGATACTCTAA